A genomic stretch from Desulfohalobium retbaense DSM 5692 includes:
- a CDS encoding ferredoxin: protein MGFVVTVDAEKCTGDSECVDVCPVEVFEMQDNKAVPVNMEECLGCESCVEVCEADAITVEEE from the coding sequence ATGGGTTTCGTAGTGACTGTCGATGCTGAAAAGTGCACCGGCGATAGCGAATGCGTGGATGTCTGCCCTGTGGAAGTCTTCGAGATGCAGGACAACAAGGCTGTGCCTGTGAACATGGAAGAATGCCTCGGCTGTGAGTCCTGCGTCGAGGTGTGTGAAGCCGACGCTATCACCGTCGAAGAAGAATAG
- the dsrA gene encoding dissimilatory-type sulfite reductase subunit alpha — protein sequence MAKHQTPLLDQLESGPWPSFVSDIKRESDARHTNEKGVEYQIPEDVCDDLLGVLELSFKDGTTHWKHGGIVGVFGYGGGVIGRYCDQPEMFPGVAHFHTMRVNQPAGKYYTSEYLRQLCDLWDFRGSGLTNMHGSTGDIVFLGTRTEQLEEIFYELTHNLDQDLGGSGSNLRTPACCLGESRCEWSCYNTQELSYHLTQEYQDELHRPAFPYKFKFKFDGCPNGCVASIARADMSFIGTWADDIKIDQEAVQAYIGGEIAPNGGAHADRDWGKFDIQKEVIDLCPTECMWMEDGKLKINDRECTRCMHCINVMPRALRIGDDRGLSILVGAKAPILDGAQLSSMLVPFIKAEEPYDEIKEVIENIWDWWMEEGKNRERLGELIKRQGFQKLLQSTGIKALAQHVQEPRHNPYIYWHEEEVPGGWDRDINEFRKHHQR from the coding sequence ATGGCAAAACACCAAACCCCATTGCTGGACCAGCTGGAAAGCGGTCCATGGCCGAGCTTTGTATCTGACATCAAACGGGAGTCTGATGCCCGGCACACGAACGAAAAAGGGGTGGAGTACCAGATCCCGGAAGACGTCTGCGACGATCTTCTGGGCGTGTTGGAACTCTCTTTTAAGGACGGGACAACCCACTGGAAGCACGGCGGCATCGTCGGTGTTTTCGGTTATGGTGGCGGCGTTATCGGCCGGTACTGTGATCAGCCGGAAATGTTCCCCGGCGTGGCCCACTTCCACACCATGCGTGTCAACCAGCCTGCCGGCAAGTACTACACCAGTGAGTACCTCCGTCAGCTGTGCGACCTTTGGGATTTCCGCGGCAGCGGTCTGACCAACATGCATGGGTCCACCGGTGATATCGTTTTCCTCGGTACCCGGACCGAACAGTTGGAAGAAATTTTTTATGAATTGACCCACAACCTGGATCAGGACCTTGGCGGTTCCGGGTCCAACCTGCGGACCCCGGCCTGCTGCCTGGGTGAATCCCGCTGCGAATGGTCCTGCTACAACACCCAGGAGCTCAGCTACCACCTGACCCAGGAGTACCAGGACGAGCTGCACCGTCCGGCCTTTCCGTACAAGTTCAAGTTCAAGTTTGACGGCTGCCCGAACGGCTGCGTGGCTTCCATCGCCCGTGCGGACATGTCCTTCATCGGGACCTGGGCCGACGACATCAAGATCGATCAGGAAGCTGTCCAGGCCTACATCGGCGGTGAGATCGCTCCTAATGGCGGCGCCCACGCCGACCGTGACTGGGGCAAGTTCGACATCCAGAAGGAAGTCATCGATCTCTGCCCCACAGAATGCATGTGGATGGAAGACGGCAAGCTGAAGATCAATGATCGTGAATGCACCCGCTGCATGCACTGCATCAATGTCATGCCCCGCGCCCTGCGCATCGGTGATGACCGCGGCCTGTCCATCCTGGTCGGCGCCAAGGCTCCCATCCTCGATGGCGCCCAGCTCAGTTCCATGCTTGTCCCCTTCATCAAGGCCGAAGAGCCCTATGACGAAATCAAGGAAGTCATTGAGAACATCTGGGACTGGTGGATGGAAGAAGGCAAGAACCGTGAACGCCTGGGTGAGCTGATCAAGCGTCAGGGCTTCCAGAAGCTCCTGCAATCCACCGGCATCAAGGCTCTGGCCCAGCATGTCCAGGAACCCCGCCACAACCCGTACATCTACTGGCACGAAGAAGAAGTGCCCGGTGGCTGGGATCGCGACATCAACGAATTCCGCAAACATCACCAGAGATAA
- a CDS encoding YkgJ family cysteine cluster protein: MLYDEDYFFGKYSQIAAGADAVFERVKADFPNEVRCATGCSDCCYALFDLTLVEAMALNKAFRETLDEATREKVLERANSADRQTVKIKREANHARQKGVAPEEILQELGTKRVRCPLLEEDNTCLLYNNRPITCRLYGIPMVSGGQTHTCGLSAFEPGGQYPTVDMDKITDRLLALAQEFSQSIPTKFTQLGEVLMPVSMALLTEFDEEYLGIRPERLQESADGGPQEWVLGTGAEKE, translated from the coding sequence ATGCTCTACGATGAAGATTATTTTTTCGGAAAATATAGCCAGATCGCCGCAGGGGCGGATGCGGTCTTTGAACGGGTCAAAGCCGATTTTCCCAATGAGGTCCGGTGTGCCACAGGATGCTCGGACTGTTGTTACGCCCTGTTTGATCTGACCCTGGTTGAAGCCATGGCCTTGAATAAAGCGTTCCGGGAGACTCTGGATGAGGCGACCCGGGAGAAGGTGCTGGAACGGGCCAATAGCGCCGACCGGCAGACGGTCAAGATCAAACGAGAAGCCAATCACGCCCGCCAAAAAGGAGTGGCCCCAGAGGAGATCCTCCAGGAACTCGGCACCAAGCGGGTCCGTTGCCCGCTTCTTGAAGAGGACAACACCTGTTTGTTGTATAATAATCGCCCCATCACCTGCCGCCTGTACGGGATCCCCATGGTCTCGGGGGGGCAGACCCACACCTGTGGTTTGTCGGCATTCGAGCCCGGCGGTCAATACCCCACTGTGGATATGGACAAAATCACCGATCGTCTTCTTGCTTTGGCCCAGGAATTCAGCCAGAGCATCCCCACCAAGTTTACCCAGCTTGGCGAGGTGCTGATGCCTGTTTCCATGGCCCTGTTGACCGAGTTTGACGAGGAGTATCTGGGCATTCGTCCGGAACGTCTTCAAGAGTCGGCAGATGGGGGGCCGCAGGAATGGGTTCTCGGCACCGGGGCGGAAAAGGAGTAG
- a CDS encoding tetratricopeptide repeat protein, giving the protein MSESQFDIEAYMKDQRERIAENPKDSVAHYNLATVLIGRGQLQEAEDHLKQAIQADPELAEAYVQLGGLAMHRNDLAACMSFNQRATEIRPRFAVPQGNLGFVHLQQGNVDQAVKHLKRAISLDPQFVQAIATLGNAYLMDGDVDGCIEENQKAIDLQPTFGPAYNNMMLAYMEKGDFAKASAYCKQAEENGFEVAQKVKDDLAEHTA; this is encoded by the coding sequence ATGTCCGAAAGTCAATTTGATATAGAGGCCTATATGAAGGACCAGCGGGAGCGTATTGCTGAAAACCCCAAAGACAGCGTGGCGCATTACAATTTAGCCACCGTGCTCATCGGCCGGGGGCAGCTCCAGGAGGCCGAAGACCACCTTAAACAGGCCATCCAGGCCGACCCGGAGCTTGCCGAAGCCTATGTGCAATTGGGCGGGCTGGCTATGCACCGCAACGATCTGGCCGCGTGCATGAGCTTTAACCAGCGGGCCACGGAAATCCGGCCCCGCTTCGCCGTGCCCCAGGGCAACCTCGGCTTTGTCCATCTGCAGCAGGGCAATGTCGATCAGGCTGTCAAACATCTCAAACGGGCGATCTCCCTGGATCCCCAATTTGTCCAGGCCATTGCAACACTGGGTAACGCCTATCTCATGGATGGCGATGTGGATGGCTGCATTGAGGAAAACCAGAAAGCGATCGATCTTCAGCCTACGTTTGGTCCGGCATACAACAATATGATGCTGGCTTATATGGAAAAAGGCGATTTTGCAAAGGCGTCTGCCTATTGCAAGCAAGCGGAAGAAAACGGTTTTGAGGTTGCCCAGAAAGTCAAGGACGATCTGGCGGAACACACCGCCTAG
- the dsrP gene encoding sulfate reduction electron transfer complex DsrMKJOP subunit DsrP, with protein MLEKALYGDKRYWSWVIFLLALIGIGSTFYFMQLSQGLKVTGMNRDVSWGFYIAQFTYLVGVAASAVMLVLPYYLHGYKKFKNMIILGEFLAIAAVIMCLGFIVVDLGQPQRLMNVILHPTPNSILFWDMIVLNGYLILNIVIGWTTLQAERKGISPASWVKPLVYLSIFWAFSIHTVTAFLYQGLPGRHYWLTAIMAARFLSSAFCSGPAILLLLALILKRVAKYDPGKEAVQTLAKIITYAMCVNVFFFLLEVFTAFYSNIPGHYTPLVYLFSGLHGQSALVGWMWAAVVFAVVSLVLLIPPRFRNNPELLVLALVFLVMATWIDKGLGLIVGGFIPNPFHGVTEYGPTGPELMIALMIYATGALVLTVLWKVAIGVKKEIGAV; from the coding sequence ATGCTGGAAAAAGCGCTTTATGGAGATAAACGGTATTGGTCATGGGTGATTTTTCTCCTGGCCCTGATCGGGATCGGCAGCACCTTCTATTTCATGCAGCTGTCCCAGGGGTTAAAGGTCACCGGAATGAACCGGGATGTGTCCTGGGGATTTTACATCGCCCAATTCACCTATCTGGTCGGGGTTGCCGCTTCGGCGGTCATGCTGGTTTTGCCGTACTACCTGCACGGCTACAAAAAATTCAAAAACATGATTATCCTCGGTGAATTTTTGGCCATTGCCGCGGTGATCATGTGTCTGGGCTTTATCGTGGTTGACCTCGGCCAGCCCCAGCGGCTGATGAACGTGATCCTGCACCCCACGCCGAATTCGATCCTGTTCTGGGATATGATCGTCTTGAACGGCTATCTCATCCTGAACATCGTCATCGGCTGGACCACATTGCAGGCTGAACGCAAGGGGATCAGTCCGGCGAGCTGGGTCAAGCCGCTGGTCTATCTGTCCATTTTCTGGGCGTTCAGTATCCACACGGTCACAGCCTTCTTGTACCAGGGGCTGCCGGGCCGGCATTACTGGTTGACGGCGATCATGGCCGCGCGGTTTTTGTCCTCGGCCTTTTGTTCAGGGCCGGCGATCCTGCTCTTGCTGGCCTTGATCCTCAAGCGGGTCGCCAAGTACGATCCGGGCAAGGAAGCGGTGCAGACCCTGGCCAAAATCATCACCTACGCCATGTGCGTGAACGTCTTTTTCTTCCTGTTGGAAGTCTTTACCGCGTTCTACAGCAACATCCCCGGCCACTATACGCCGCTGGTGTATCTCTTTTCCGGTCTGCACGGACAAAGCGCCCTGGTCGGTTGGATGTGGGCGGCAGTCGTCTTTGCTGTTGTCTCCCTGGTCCTGCTTATTCCGCCGCGGTTTAGGAACAATCCGGAATTGTTGGTTCTGGCTCTCGTCTTCCTGGTCATGGCGACCTGGATCGATAAAGGGCTGGGCCTGATCGTCGGCGGCTTCATTCCCAATCCGTTTCATGGTGTGACGGAATACGGTCCGACCGGTCCGGAACTCATGATCGCCCTTATGATTTATGCCACAGGAGCCCTGGTACTGACAGTGCTCTGGAAGGTGGCCATCGGGGTCAAAAAGGAGATCGGCGCGGTCTGA